Proteins encoded within one genomic window of Xylophilus sp. GOD-11R:
- the ftsA gene encoding cell division protein FtsA has product MAKEYKDLVVGLDIGTAKVMAVVAEVLPDGQLKLAGLGVAPSNGLKRGVVVNIDATVQSIQQALKEAELMADCKITRVYTGITGSHIRGLNSSGMVAVKDKEVTPADVARVVETAKAINISTDQRLLLVEPQEFVIDGQDVREPIGMSGIRLEAKVHIVTGAQSAAENIIKCVRRCGLDVEQLMLNPLASSQAVLTDDERELGVAVVDIGAGTTDVAIFTNGAIRHTAVIPIAGDLITSDIAMALRTPTKDAEDIKVEAGFAKQLLADPEAQVEVPGLGDRGPRMLSKQALAGVIEPRIEEIFSLVQQVIRESGYEEMLSSGIVLTGGSAVMPGMVELGEDIFLKPVRRGVPKYRSALADMVSQPRAATVMGLMEEARLARLRGFKVAQKHGSVKTAFGRFKDFIIGNF; this is encoded by the coding sequence ATGGCTAAAGAGTACAAGGACCTGGTGGTCGGCCTGGACATCGGTACTGCCAAGGTGATGGCGGTGGTGGCCGAGGTGCTGCCCGACGGCCAGCTCAAGCTGGCGGGCCTGGGCGTGGCGCCGTCCAACGGCCTGAAGCGCGGCGTGGTGGTCAACATCGACGCCACCGTGCAGAGCATCCAGCAGGCCCTGAAGGAGGCCGAGCTGATGGCCGACTGCAAGATCACCCGGGTCTACACCGGCATCACCGGCAGCCATATCCGCGGGCTCAACTCCAGCGGCATGGTTGCGGTGAAGGACAAGGAAGTCACCCCGGCCGACGTCGCCCGCGTGGTGGAGACGGCCAAGGCGATCAACATCTCCACCGACCAGCGCCTGCTGCTGGTGGAGCCCCAGGAGTTCGTGATCGACGGCCAGGACGTGCGCGAGCCCATCGGCATGAGCGGCATCCGGCTCGAAGCCAAGGTGCACATCGTGACCGGCGCGCAGAGTGCGGCCGAGAACATCATCAAGTGCGTGCGCCGCTGCGGCCTCGACGTGGAGCAACTCATGCTCAACCCGCTGGCCAGCAGCCAGGCGGTGCTGACCGACGACGAACGCGAACTCGGCGTGGCGGTAGTCGACATCGGCGCCGGCACCACCGACGTGGCCATCTTCACCAACGGCGCGATCCGCCACACGGCGGTGATCCCGATCGCCGGCGACCTGATCACCAGCGACATCGCGATGGCGCTGCGCACGCCCACCAAGGACGCCGAGGACATCAAGGTCGAAGCCGGGTTCGCCAAGCAGTTGCTGGCCGACCCGGAAGCGCAGGTGGAAGTGCCGGGCCTGGGCGACCGGGGGCCGCGCATGCTGAGCAAGCAGGCGCTGGCTGGCGTGATCGAGCCGCGCATCGAGGAGATCTTCTCGCTGGTGCAGCAGGTGATCCGCGAGTCCGGCTACGAGGAAATGCTGTCCTCGGGCATCGTGCTGACCGGCGGCAGCGCGGTCATGCCGGGCATGGTCGAGCTGGGTGAGGACATCTTCCTGAAGCCGGTGCGCCGGGGCGTGCCCAAGTACCGCAGCGCGCTGGCCGACATGGTCAGCCAGCCGCGCGCCGCCACCGTGATGGGCCTCATGGAAGAGGCCCGGCTGGCGCGGCTGCGCGGCTTCAAGGTGGCCCAGAAACACGGATCCGTGAAGACGGCCTTCGGGCGCTTCAAGGATTTCATCATCGGGAACTTTTGA
- the lpxC gene encoding UDP-3-O-acyl-N-acetylglucosamine deacetylase, protein MLQQRTLKTLTRAVGVGLHSGQRVELTLRPAQPDTGIVFRRIDLPEPVDIPVTAMAVNDTRLASTINVGSAKVHTIEHLMSACAGLGIDNLYVDITAEEVPILDGSSSSFVFLLQSAGIELQRAPRRFIRLLRPVEVREGDGPAAKWARLEPYHGYKLAFEIDFDHPAVDSTGQRVEFDLGAGNYSRDIARARTFGFTRDVEMMRANGLALGGGLDNAIVMDDYKVLNVGGLRYDDEFVKHKILDAIGDLYCVGKPLLAAYSAFRSGHAMNNKLLRALLAAEDSYEIVTFQDEKQAPRGFAQVARAW, encoded by the coding sequence ATGCTCCAGCAACGCACTCTCAAGACCCTCACCCGCGCCGTCGGCGTCGGCCTGCATTCGGGTCAGCGGGTCGAGCTGACCTTGCGGCCGGCCCAGCCCGACACCGGCATCGTGTTCCGCCGCATCGATCTGCCGGAGCCGGTCGATATTCCGGTCACTGCGATGGCGGTCAACGACACGCGCCTGGCCTCCACCATCAACGTGGGCAGCGCCAAGGTGCACACCATCGAGCACCTCATGTCGGCCTGCGCGGGACTGGGCATCGACAACCTCTATGTGGACATCACCGCCGAAGAGGTGCCGATCCTCGACGGGTCATCCTCGTCCTTTGTGTTCCTGCTGCAGAGCGCTGGCATCGAACTGCAGCGTGCACCGCGCCGGTTCATCCGGCTGCTGCGTCCGGTGGAGGTGCGCGAAGGCGATGGCCCGGCCGCCAAGTGGGCGCGGCTGGAGCCCTATCACGGCTACAAACTCGCCTTCGAGATCGACTTCGACCATCCGGCAGTCGACTCCACCGGCCAGCGGGTGGAGTTCGACCTGGGCGCGGGCAACTACAGCCGCGACATAGCGCGCGCCCGCACCTTCGGCTTCACCCGCGACGTGGAGATGATGCGGGCCAACGGACTGGCGCTCGGCGGCGGGCTCGACAACGCCATCGTGATGGACGACTACAAGGTGCTCAACGTGGGCGGATTGCGCTATGACGACGAGTTCGTGAAGCACAAGATCCTCGACGCCATCGGCGACCTGTACTGCGTCGGCAAGCCGCTGCTGGCGGCCTACAGCGCCTTTCGCTCCGGCCACGCGATGAACAACAAGCTGCTGCGCGCCCTGCTGGCCGCAGAAGACAGCTACGAGATCGTCACCTTCCAGGACGAGAAGCAGGCGCCGCGCGGTTTCGCCCAGGTCGCGCGGGCCTGGTAG
- the ftsZ gene encoding cell division protein FtsZ, which translates to MTIEMIEVEEFHQGTQIKVIGVGGGGGNAVDHMIDRSVQGVEFICANTDAQALGRSHAHRTIQLGQSGLGAGSKPDKGRESAEAAEADIRAAIDGAHMLFITAGMGGGTGTGAAPIIARVAKEMGILTVGVVTKPFEFEGGRRMANADAGLTELEANVDSLIVVLNEKLLEVLGDDVTQDEAFAHANDVLKNAVGGIAEIINVPGHVNVDFEDVRTVMGEPGKAMMGTAVSDGPDRARIAAEQAVACPLLEGIDLSGAKGVLVLITAAKGSLKLNESKLAMNTIRAYASPDAHVIYGTAYDDSLGDQIRVTVVATGLSRQGQQRRTAPPLQVLRTGTHDVGFNLPSGSAGGAMAGHGHQGLGSLGNASATDYGNMAVPSVWRTNRTQAAARVDALASGGMDDLEIPAFLRKQAD; encoded by the coding sequence ATGACCATCGAAATGATCGAAGTCGAAGAGTTCCACCAAGGCACCCAGATCAAGGTGATCGGGGTCGGCGGTGGCGGCGGCAATGCCGTGGATCACATGATCGACCGTTCGGTGCAGGGCGTGGAGTTCATCTGCGCCAACACCGACGCGCAAGCGCTCGGCCGCAGCCACGCGCATCGCACCATCCAGCTCGGCCAGAGCGGCCTGGGCGCGGGCAGCAAGCCCGACAAGGGCCGTGAGTCGGCCGAGGCCGCCGAGGCCGACATTCGCGCCGCGATCGACGGCGCGCACATGCTGTTCATCACCGCCGGCATGGGCGGCGGCACCGGCACCGGCGCGGCACCCATCATCGCCCGCGTGGCCAAGGAGATGGGCATCCTGACCGTGGGTGTGGTCACCAAGCCCTTCGAGTTCGAAGGCGGCCGCCGCATGGCCAACGCCGACGCCGGCCTGACCGAGCTCGAAGCCAATGTCGACTCGCTGATCGTGGTGCTCAACGAGAAGCTGCTCGAAGTGCTGGGCGACGACGTCACCCAGGACGAAGCTTTCGCCCACGCCAACGACGTGCTGAAGAACGCGGTCGGCGGCATCGCCGAAATCATCAACGTGCCCGGCCACGTCAACGTCGACTTCGAAGACGTGCGCACCGTGATGGGCGAGCCCGGCAAGGCCATGATGGGTACGGCGGTCTCCGACGGCCCGGACCGCGCCCGCATCGCCGCCGAGCAGGCCGTGGCCTGCCCGCTGCTCGAAGGCATCGACCTGTCGGGTGCCAAGGGCGTGCTGGTGCTGATCACCGCGGCCAAGGGCAGCCTGAAGCTCAACGAGTCCAAGCTCGCGATGAACACCATCCGCGCCTACGCCTCGCCGGACGCACACGTTATCTACGGCACCGCCTACGACGACAGCCTGGGCGATCAGATCCGCGTGACCGTGGTCGCCACCGGCCTGTCGCGCCAGGGCCAGCAGCGCCGCACCGCGCCGCCGCTGCAGGTGCTGCGCACCGGCACGCACGACGTCGGCTTCAACCTGCCCTCGGGCAGCGCCGGCGGCGCGATGGCCGGCCACGGCCACCAGGGCCTGGGATCGCTGGGCAACGCCTCGGCGACCGACTACGGCAACATGGCCGTGCCGAGCGTCTGGCGCACCAACCGCACGCAAGCGGCCGCGCGGGTCGATGCGCTGGCATCAGGCGGCATGGACGATCTGGAAATTCCGGCGTTCCTGCGCAAGCAGGCGGACTGA